Proteins from a single region of Campylobacter lari:
- the infA gene encoding translation initiation factor IF-1 has product MAKDDIIEIDGNVIEALPNATFKVELDNKHVILCHIAGKMRMHYIRIMPGDRVKVELTPYSLDKGRITFRYK; this is encoded by the coding sequence TTGGCAAAAGATGATATTATCGAAATTGATGGTAATGTAATCGAAGCTTTACCTAATGCGACTTTTAAAGTTGAATTAGATAATAAACATGTGATACTTTGTCATATTGCAGGTAAAATGCGTATGCATTATATTAGAATTATGCCTGGCGATAGAGTTAAAGTAGAGCTAACGCCTTATAGTCTTGATAAGGGTCGTATTACATTTAGATACAAATAA
- the rpmJ gene encoding 50S ribosomal protein L36, with the protein MKVRPSVKKMCDKCKVVRRKGVVRIICENPKHKQRQG; encoded by the coding sequence ATGAAAGTTAGACCATCTGTTAAAAAGATGTGTGACAAATGCAAAGTAGTTCGTCGTAAAGGCGTAGTTCGCATTATTTGCGAAAATCCAAAACACAAACAAAGACAAGGATAA
- the rpsM gene encoding 30S ribosomal protein S13 — translation MARIAGVDLPKKKRIEYGLTYIYGIGLHTSRKILDKTGISYDKRVHELSEDEAAAIRKEIQENYMVEGDLRKQVAMDIKALMDLGSFRGLRHRKGLPVRGQKTKTNARTRKGKRKTVGAKS, via the coding sequence ATGGCTCGTATTGCAGGTGTAGATTTACCAAAGAAAAAAAGAATTGAATATGGTTTGACTTATATTTATGGTATAGGTTTGCATACTTCAAGAAAAATCTTAGATAAAACCGGAATTTCTTATGATAAAAGAGTTCATGAGTTAAGTGAGGACGAAGCAGCGGCTATCCGTAAAGAAATTCAAGAAAACTATATGGTTGAGGGTGATCTTAGAAAACAAGTTGCTATGGATATCAAAGCATTAATGGATCTAGGAAGCTTTAGAGGCTTAAGACATAGAAAAGGCTTACCGGTTCGTGGTCAAAAAACAAAAACAAATGCCAGAACTAGAAAAGGTAAGAGAAAAACCGTTGGTGCAAAATCATAA
- the rpsK gene encoding 30S ribosomal protein S11 — MAKRKVVKKKIVKKNIAKGIVYISATFNNTMVTVTDEMGNAIAWSSAGGLGFKGSKKSTPYAAQQAVEDALNKAKEHGIKEVGIKVQGPGSGRETAVKSVGAMEGIKVTFLKDITPLAHNGCRPPKRRRV; from the coding sequence ATGGCAAAAAGAAAAGTTGTTAAGAAAAAAATAGTTAAAAAAAATATAGCTAAAGGTATAGTTTATATCAGTGCAACATTTAATAATACTATGGTTACTGTAACTGATGAAATGGGAAATGCTATTGCATGGAGTAGTGCAGGTGGTTTAGGATTTAAAGGTTCTAAAAAATCAACTCCTTATGCGGCACAACAAGCAGTAGAAGATGCTTTAAATAAAGCAAAAGAACATGGTATTAAAGAAGTAGGCATTAAAGTACAAGGGCCAGGAAGTGGTCGTGAAACAGCAGTTAAAAGTGTAGGTGCTATGGAAGGTATCAAAGTAACTTTCTTAAAAGATATTACCCCATTAGCTCATAATGGTTGTAGACCACCAAAACGTCGTCGTGTCTAA
- the rpsD gene encoding 30S ribosomal protein S4, translating into MARYRGPVEKLERRLGVSLAMKGERRLAGKSALDKRPYAPGQHGQRKAKISEYGLQLREKQKAKFMYGVSEKQFRRLFSEAARKDGNTGALLIQLLEQRLDNVVYRMGFATTRRFARQLVTHGHILVNGKRVDIPSYRVEAGQKVEVIEKSKNNPQISRAIELTAQTGIVAWVDVEKEKRFGIFTRKPEREEVIIPVEERYIVELYSK; encoded by the coding sequence ATGGCAAGATATAGAGGACCAGTAGAAAAATTAGAAAGACGACTTGGCGTAAGCTTGGCAATGAAAGGCGAAAGAAGATTAGCAGGTAAAAGTGCTTTAGATAAACGCCCTTACGCACCAGGTCAGCATGGACAAAGAAAAGCTAAAATTAGTGAATATGGACTTCAATTAAGAGAAAAACAAAAAGCTAAATTTATGTATGGTGTTAGTGAAAAACAATTTAGAAGATTATTTAGTGAAGCTGCTAGAAAAGATGGCAATACCGGTGCGCTTTTAATCCAGCTTTTAGAACAAAGACTTGATAATGTTGTTTATAGAATGGGTTTTGCTACAACACGCCGTTTTGCTAGACAACTTGTAACTCATGGACACATTTTAGTAAATGGTAAAAGAGTAGATATTCCTAGTTATAGAGTAGAGGCAGGTCAAAAAGTTGAAGTGATTGAAAAAAGCAAAAACAATCCTCAAATTTCAAGAGCGATCGAACTTACTGCTCAAACTGGTATAGTTGCTTGGGTTGATGTAGAAAAAGAGAAAAGATTTGGAATTTTTACAAGAAAACCTGAAAGAGAAGAAGTTATCATTCCAGTTGAGGAAAGATATATCGTTGAGTTGTACTCTAAATAA
- a CDS encoding DNA-directed RNA polymerase subunit alpha, producing MRHITTSAYTPTEFSIENISDTVAKVSAWPFEIGYAITLAHPLRRLLYSSTVGFAPTGVKIKGVAHEFDSMRGMLEDVALFIINLKKLRFKLKTDSEKEIVTFSFKGPKEICGKDLDNEVVEVVNADSYLATINEDADLEFTLIIEKGIGYVPSEEIQNFLDPEFIALDAFFTPVKHAVYDIEKVLFEDNPDYEKVVFTITTDGQISPSDAFKNALEAMYKQLSVFDKITNAQSVVRSQTPNNEVEHVKLLQNITELNLSARSFNCLEKANVVYIGELALMSVSELADLKNLGKKSLDEIKSVMESIGFPIGNSKLSDSAKETLKKKITELKAQNEG from the coding sequence ATGAGACATATTACAACTTCTGCTTATACACCAACAGAGTTTAGTATTGAAAATATCAGTGATACAGTAGCAAAAGTAAGTGCATGGCCTTTTGAAATTGGTTATGCTATTACTTTGGCGCATCCTTTGCGTCGTTTGCTTTATTCAAGCACAGTAGGTTTTGCCCCAACAGGAGTTAAAATCAAAGGCGTAGCACATGAATTTGATAGTATGCGTGGTATGCTTGAAGATGTAGCATTGTTTATTATCAATCTAAAAAAATTAAGATTTAAACTAAAAACAGATTCTGAAAAAGAAATCGTAACTTTTAGTTTTAAAGGACCAAAAGAAATTTGCGGAAAAGACTTAGACAATGAAGTTGTTGAAGTTGTGAATGCAGATAGCTATCTTGCAACGATTAATGAAGATGCAGATTTAGAATTTACTTTAATCATTGAAAAAGGTATAGGTTATGTGCCTTCTGAAGAAATTCAAAATTTCTTAGATCCTGAATTTATAGCACTTGATGCGTTCTTTACTCCGGTAAAACATGCGGTTTATGATATAGAAAAAGTGCTTTTTGAAGATAATCCAGATTATGAAAAAGTTGTTTTTACAATCACAACTGATGGTCAAATTTCACCAAGTGACGCTTTTAAAAATGCTTTAGAAGCAATGTATAAACAATTATCAGTGTTTGATAAAATCACTAATGCACAAAGCGTTGTAAGAAGTCAAACACCAAATAATGAAGTAGAACATGTAAAATTACTTCAAAATATAACTGAGTTAAATTTAAGTGCAAGAAGTTTTAACTGTTTAGAAAAAGCAAATGTAGTTTATATTGGTGAACTTGCCTTAATGAGTGTTAGCGAACTTGCAGATTTAAAAAATCTTGGTAAAAAATCTTTAGATGAGATTAAAAGTGTAATGGAATCTATAGGTTTCCCTATAGGAAATTCAAAACTCAGTGATAGTGCAAAAGAAACGCTAAAGAAAAAAATTACAGAATTAAAAGCACAAAATGAAGGATAA
- the rplQ gene encoding 50S ribosomal protein L17: protein MRHRHGYRKLGRTSTHRAALLKNLTIAIIKAGKIETTLPKAKELRGYVERLITRARKGDFNAHRAVFASLQDKEATNKLVTEIAPKFADRNGGYTRIIKTRIRRGDAAEMAFIEFVA from the coding sequence ATGAGACATAGACATGGATATAGAAAGTTAGGTCGCACTTCTACTCATCGTGCAGCCTTATTAAAAAACCTTACCATTGCTATTATTAAAGCAGGTAAAATAGAAACAACATTACCTAAAGCAAAAGAATTAAGAGGTTATGTTGAAAGATTGATCACTCGTGCAAGAAAAGGTGATTTCAATGCTCACAGAGCAGTTTTTGCTAGCTTACAAGATAAAGAAGCCACAAATAAACTTGTAACAGAAATTGCACCTAAATTCGCAGATAGAAATGGTGGTTATACAAGAATTATCAAAACAAGAATCCGCCGTGGCGATGCTGCAGAAATGGCTTTCATCGAATTCGTAGCTTAA
- the hisG gene encoding ATP phosphoribosyltransferase → MQENSRLRIAIQKSGRLSKDSIALLESIGVKLRIHDQSLIAFSTNLPIDLLRVRDDDIPGLIFDGVVDLGIVGENVLEENELERKSKNENADFIMLKKLDFGGCRLSLALPENSEYKGIESFKNLRIATSYPQLLKRFMEENNIPYKTCMLTGSVEVAPSANLADGICDLVSSGATLKANGLKEVMVIYKSKACIIQRKESLASHKQELIDKLLIRIHGVMQARESKYIMLHAPIEKLEKITALLPGVEKPTILPLENDKARVALHMVSQENLFWETMEALKKEGASAILVLPIEKMLS, encoded by the coding sequence ATGCAAGAAAATTCAAGATTACGCATAGCTATACAAAAATCAGGTCGTTTGAGTAAAGATTCTATTGCCTTGCTTGAGTCCATAGGCGTAAAACTTCGCATACATGATCAAAGTTTAATTGCTTTTTCTACAAATTTACCTATTGATTTACTTAGAGTAAGAGATGATGATATACCAGGGTTAATTTTTGATGGAGTAGTAGATCTTGGCATAGTTGGGGAAAATGTTTTAGAAGAAAATGAGTTAGAAAGAAAATCAAAAAACGAAAATGCAGATTTTATAATGCTTAAAAAGCTTGATTTTGGTGGGTGTCGCTTGTCTTTAGCATTACCAGAAAATAGTGAGTATAAAGGTATAGAAAGTTTTAAAAATTTACGCATAGCAACTTCTTATCCACAGCTTTTAAAGCGTTTTATGGAAGAAAATAACATCCCTTATAAAACTTGTATGCTAACAGGCTCAGTTGAAGTAGCACCAAGTGCAAATTTAGCTGATGGAATTTGTGATTTAGTTTCAAGTGGAGCTACTTTAAAAGCAAACGGACTTAAAGAAGTTATGGTGATTTATAAGTCAAAAGCTTGCATTATCCAAAGAAAAGAAAGTTTAGCTTCACACAAACAAGAATTAATCGATAAATTACTCATTAGAATTCATGGAGTTATGCAAGCAAGAGAGTCAAAATACATCATGTTGCATGCTCCTATTGAAAAGCTAGAAAAAATCACAGCCTTGTTACCAGGTGTTGAAAAACCTACGATTTTACCTTTAGAAAATGATAAAGCTAGAGTGGCACTACATATGGTAAGTCAAGAAAATTTATTTTGGGAAACTATGGAAGCTTTAAAAAAAGAAGGCGCAAGTGCGATTTTAGTTTTACCTATTGAAAAAATGCTCTCTTAA
- the hisD gene encoding histidinol dehydrogenase encodes MQILDFEKLNQNEQELALKRPAMSANAQVKTIVEQIIEDVKTNGDEALKQMAVKFDKVELNSIKLSDEELSNLAEQIDDELKQAIKIAYENIYKFHKAQESQTIEVQTFEGVTCKVLTRAIEKVGLYIPGGLAPLFSTALMLAIPAKIAKCKFIALASPAPLHPAIAFVAKLCEVDAVYQIGGAGAIAALAYGTQSVQKVDKIFGPGNAFVTEAKKQVNNHGVAIDMQAGPSEVLVLADEFANAKFIASDLLSQAEHGADSQAILVCTSEKLAKEVDSEVALQLEKLSRKEIASKSLAHSKIILAKDIKHAISISNDYAPEHLIIHTQNPSSLLDDIMHAGSIFLGEYSPESMGDYASGTNHVLPTYGFTKSYSSLGLADFMKRMTVQELSKEGFKKLGPVVEILAAAEGLDGHKNAVSLRLESLK; translated from the coding sequence ATGCAAATACTTGATTTTGAAAAACTAAACCAAAACGAACAAGAATTAGCACTCAAGCGTCCTGCTATGAGTGCTAATGCACAGGTTAAAACCATAGTAGAACAAATCATTGAAGATGTTAAAACAAATGGCGATGAAGCTTTAAAGCAAATGGCTGTAAAATTTGATAAAGTAGAGTTAAATTCCATCAAACTAAGCGATGAAGAGCTTAGTAATTTAGCAGAGCAAATTGATGATGAGTTAAAACAAGCTATCAAAATAGCTTATGAAAATATCTATAAATTCCACAAAGCTCAAGAAAGTCAAACCATAGAGGTTCAAACCTTTGAAGGGGTAACTTGCAAGGTGCTAACAAGAGCCATTGAAAAAGTAGGGCTTTATATACCAGGAGGTTTAGCGCCACTTTTTTCAACCGCACTTATGCTAGCTATCCCTGCTAAAATTGCAAAATGTAAATTCATAGCCTTAGCTTCCCCAGCGCCATTACATCCTGCCATTGCTTTTGTGGCAAAACTTTGTGAAGTTGATGCAGTGTATCAAATAGGTGGAGCAGGAGCTATAGCAGCGCTTGCTTATGGAACGCAAAGTGTGCAAAAAGTAGATAAAATTTTTGGTCCAGGAAATGCCTTTGTAACTGAAGCCAAAAAGCAAGTTAATAATCATGGAGTAGCTATTGATATGCAAGCAGGGCCTTCTGAAGTGTTAGTTTTAGCAGATGAGTTTGCTAATGCTAAATTTATAGCTTCAGATTTACTCTCGCAAGCTGAACATGGAGCAGATTCTCAAGCAATTTTAGTTTGCACAAGTGAAAAATTAGCCAAAGAAGTAGATAGTGAAGTTGCTTTACAGCTTGAAAAACTCTCGCGTAAAGAGATTGCTTCAAAATCTTTAGCACACTCTAAAATCATTCTTGCAAAAGATATAAAACATGCCATAAGTATTTCAAATGACTATGCACCCGAGCATTTGATCATTCATACACAAAATCCATCTAGCTTACTTGATGATATTATGCATGCAGGTTCAATATTTTTAGGTGAGTATTCTCCAGAATCTATGGGAGATTATGCAAGTGGGACAAATCATGTATTGCCAACTTATGGTTTTACCAAGTCTTATTCTTCACTAGGGCTTGCTGATTTTATGAAAAGAATGACTGTACAAGAACTTAGCAAAGAAGGCTTTAAAAAGCTTGGTCCTGTGGTGGAAATTTTAGCAGCAGCTGAAGGGCTTGATGGGCATAAAAATGCCGTGAGTTTAAGATTAGAAAGTCTAAAATGA
- the hisB gene encoding bifunctional histidinol-phosphatase/imidazoleglycerol-phosphate dehydratase HisB, translating into MSAKILFIDRDGTLIDEPKDDFQIDSLEKLEFEKGAINALLKLKNFGFKFVMVSNQDGLGTNSFPRENFDKAHEKMLSVFQSCGIEFEDIFICPHFEHENCACRKPKTAMLENYIKNKLYDKTKSFVIGDRDSDMLLAQNLGIQGLKYDKNDFNWEQIADFILQNYRSACIERNTKETQIQVKMAFNEKAKANIKTNIAFFDHMLEQIATHANISLEIKCKGDLEVDEHHSVEDVALALGEAIKNALDQKIGIARYGFVLPMDECLASCAIDFCNRPHLVYKAKFKKEKLGELSTEMIEHFFYSLSYAMGASLHLKVKGKNDHHKAEGLFKAFARALKMAIKIENENLASSKGVI; encoded by the coding sequence ATGAGTGCAAAAATTTTATTTATCGATAGAGATGGTACACTCATTGATGAGCCAAAAGATGATTTTCAAATCGATTCTTTAGAAAAACTTGAGTTTGAAAAAGGTGCTATCAATGCGCTTTTAAAGTTAAAAAATTTTGGTTTTAAATTTGTTATGGTAAGTAATCAAGATGGTCTAGGCACAAATTCTTTTCCTAGGGAAAATTTTGACAAGGCTCATGAAAAAATGCTAAGTGTTTTTCAAAGTTGTGGCATAGAATTTGAAGATATTTTTATATGTCCGCATTTTGAGCATGAAAATTGCGCCTGCAGGAAGCCAAAAACTGCCATGCTTGAAAACTATATCAAAAATAAACTTTATGATAAAACCAAAAGTTTTGTTATAGGCGATAGAGACAGCGATATGCTTTTGGCGCAAAATCTTGGAATTCAAGGTTTAAAATATGACAAAAACGACTTTAATTGGGAGCAAATCGCTGATTTTATTTTGCAAAATTACCGCAGTGCCTGTATAGAGCGTAATACCAAAGAAACCCAAATTCAAGTTAAAATGGCTTTTAATGAAAAAGCAAAAGCTAATATAAAAACAAATATCGCATTTTTTGATCATATGTTAGAGCAAATTGCTACGCATGCAAATATATCTTTAGAGATAAAATGCAAAGGAGATTTAGAAGTTGATGAACATCATAGCGTAGAAGATGTCGCACTTGCTTTGGGCGAGGCTATTAAAAATGCACTAGATCAAAAAATAGGTATTGCAAGATATGGCTTTGTTTTACCTATGGATGAGTGCTTGGCAAGTTGCGCGATTGACTTTTGTAATAGACCGCATTTAGTTTATAAGGCTAAATTTAAAAAAGAAAAGCTTGGAGAATTAAGCACAGAAATGATAGAGCATTTTTTCTACTCACTAAGCTATGCTATGGGTGCGAGTTTGCATTTAAAAGTTAAAGGCAAAAACGATCATCACAAAGCCGAAGGACTTTTTAAAGCCTTTGCGAGAGCTTTAAAAATGGCTATAAAAATAGAAAATGAAAACCTAGCAAGCTCTAAAGGAGTGATATGA
- a CDS encoding type II restriction endonuclease produces MKNELSFEKFINSLQATNRHLDFYVDWEKCLRNKNKISIYLNHLNFLLGKSENELRQSIEELFEEYPKAFNVLNVLIAVRDKDKKDIVINQFSNFVSLEGYFKNSDSVYNFICETGLLEIFSTHEIKNLNDYVFGIEVGLDTNARKNRSGKIMEMQLKEIFTPHCLKFEEQVNIKKFPELHKVFGEDIKKFDFAIFASKKTYFIECNFYAGAGSKLNEVARAYQELALKFDQFSQYEFIWITDGQGWLKAKNKLEEAYKKVEIYNLSNINDFILKVKNV; encoded by the coding sequence ATGAAAAATGAACTTAGTTTTGAAAAATTTATAAATAGTTTGCAAGCCACAAATAGACATTTAGATTTTTATGTAGATTGGGAAAAATGCTTAAGAAATAAAAATAAAATTAGCATCTATCTTAATCATTTAAATTTTCTACTAGGAAAAAGCGAAAATGAATTAAGGCAATCTATAGAAGAACTTTTTGAAGAATATCCAAAAGCTTTTAATGTTTTAAATGTATTAATTGCGGTTAGAGATAAAGATAAAAAGGACATTGTTATAAATCAATTTTCAAATTTTGTATCTTTGGAAGGGTATTTTAAAAATTCAGATAGTGTTTATAATTTTATTTGCGAAACAGGCTTGTTAGAAATTTTTTCTACTCATGAGATTAAAAATTTAAATGATTATGTATTCGGAATAGAAGTGGGGCTTGATACTAATGCGAGAAAAAATCGCAGTGGTAAAATAATGGAAATGCAATTAAAAGAAATTTTTACTCCACATTGTTTAAAATTTGAAGAGCAGGTAAATATTAAAAAATTTCCCGAACTTCATAAAGTTTTTGGTGAAGATATAAAAAAATTTGATTTTGCAATTTTTGCTTCTAAAAAAACTTATTTTATAGAATGTAATTTTTATGCAGGTGCGGGAAGCAAATTAAATGAAGTTGCTAGAGCTTATCAAGAACTAGCTCTTAAATTTGATCAGTTTTCTCAATATGAATTTATATGGATAACAGATGGTCAAGGTTGGTTAAAAGCTAAAAATAAACTTGAAGAAGCTTATAAAAAAGTAGAAATTTATAATCTTTCTAATATTAATGATTTTATCTTAAAGGTAAAAAATGTCTAA
- a CDS encoding DNA-methyltransferase, whose protein sequence is MSKSIFTSKDKLFQLYQDDCNKLLPQFENQIDLIFADPPYFLSNDGLSIQSGKIVSVNKGQWDKGDDIEKIDEFNLKWLSNAKIALKDTGSILISGTYHNIFSLGRILQKLDFKILNIITWQKTNPPPNFSCRYLTHSTEQIIWARKSLKHKHIFNYELMKKLNDNKQMRDVWQFSAIAPWEKNNGKHPTQKPLSLLVRLILMASNENSLICDPFSGSSTTGIAANLLNRKFIGFEKEDEFIKISVNRKIELEKNFQMIKNKINDLKVLTKANLFQERMI, encoded by the coding sequence ATGTCTAAGTCTATTTTTACAAGCAAAGATAAACTCTTTCAGCTTTATCAAGATGATTGTAATAAATTATTACCTCAATTTGAAAATCAAATTGATCTAATTTTTGCAGATCCCCCTTATTTTTTATCTAATGATGGTTTGAGTATCCAAAGTGGTAAAATAGTAAGTGTAAATAAGGGGCAATGGGATAAAGGTGATGATATTGAAAAAATAGATGAGTTTAACTTAAAATGGCTTTCAAATGCAAAAATAGCACTTAAAGATACTGGAAGTATTTTAATAAGCGGAACTTATCATAATATTTTCTCTCTTGGCAGAATTTTACAAAAACTTGATTTTAAAATTTTAAATATTATTACTTGGCAAAAAACTAATCCACCGCCTAATTTTTCTTGTAGATATTTAACTCATTCTACAGAACAGATTATATGGGCTAGAAAAAGTCTTAAACATAAACATATATTTAATTATGAGTTGATGAAAAAATTAAATGATAATAAGCAAATGCGAGATGTGTGGCAATTTAGTGCTATAGCTCCGTGGGAAAAAAATAATGGCAAACATCCCACCCAAAAGCCACTATCCTTACTTGTTAGATTAATTTTAATGGCAAGTAATGAGAATTCGTTAATTTGCGATCCATTTAGTGGAAGTTCGACTACAGGGATTGCAGCTAATTTATTAAATAGAAAATTTATAGGTTTTGAAAAAGAAGATGAATTTATTAAAATTTCTGTAAATCGTAAAATAGAGTTAGAGAAAAATTTTCAAATGATTAAAAACAAGATTAACGATTTGAAAGTTTTAACAAAAGCAAATTTATTTCAAGAGAGAATGATATGA
- the hisH gene encoding imidazole glycerol phosphate synthase subunit HisH yields MKLAIIDTGCANLASLAFALERLGQKSIITHDLKELSQADKLLLPGVGTAAKAMANLQALNLENFIQTTTKPLLGICLGMQILGKFSEELHQKTLGIMPFETQKFQEKANFTFPHMGWNQVFSSHELFKDLDGAYFYFVHSYCVGLNEYTIAECEYSTKFSASLNKDNFYGVQFHPERSGEAGEVLLKNFINM; encoded by the coding sequence ATGAAACTAGCTATTATAGATACAGGTTGTGCGAATTTAGCTTCACTTGCTTTTGCACTCGAGCGTTTAGGACAAAAAAGTATTATCACGCATGATTTAAAAGAACTCTCACAAGCAGATAAGCTTTTACTTCCTGGGGTTGGCACAGCAGCTAAAGCAATGGCTAATCTACAAGCACTTAATTTAGAAAATTTTATCCAAACTACCACAAAACCACTTTTAGGCATTTGTCTTGGTATGCAAATTTTGGGTAAATTTTCAGAAGAATTACACCAAAAAACACTTGGTATTATGCCTTTTGAAACACAAAAATTCCAAGAAAAAGCAAATTTTACTTTCCCGCATATGGGGTGGAATCAAGTCTTTAGCTCTCATGAGCTTTTTAAAGATTTAGATGGAGCTTATTTTTATTTTGTGCATAGTTATTGTGTGGGGCTAAATGAATACACCATCGCAGAGTGTGAGTATTCTACCAAATTTAGTGCAAGTTTAAATAAAGACAATTTTTATGGTGTGCAGTTTCACCCTGAAAGAAGCGGCGAAGCGGGCGAAGTATTATTAAAAAATTTCATAAATATGTAG
- a CDS encoding 1-(5-phosphoribosyl)-5-[(5-phosphoribosylamino)methylideneamino] imidazole-4-carboxamide isomerase, with the protein MQTQIIPALDLIDGKVVRLYKGDYAKKQEYSFDPLAKFQEYEAQGVVWLHLVDLSGAKDPSKRQLKLIENLASKIRVNLQVGGGIRTKDEVKALFDSGVKRVVIGSLAVKNKPLAQELLNEFGVENIVLALDSICVKDEFFVAVDAWSKTSDESLFGLLNFYKDVKHILCTDISKDGTMSGANITLYKALHEKFPHLQTQASGGVASLEDFKKLNGIVSGIIVGKALLDKEFSIKEAQECLQNA; encoded by the coding sequence ATGCAAACTCAAATCATTCCGGCATTAGACTTAATAGATGGCAAAGTAGTAAGGCTTTATAAAGGAGATTATGCTAAAAAGCAAGAATACAGCTTTGATCCTTTAGCTAAATTTCAAGAGTATGAGGCTCAAGGTGTTGTTTGGCTTCATTTGGTAGATTTAAGTGGTGCAAAAGATCCTAGTAAAAGACAACTAAAACTCATAGAAAACCTAGCTTCAAAAATTAGAGTAAATCTTCAAGTAGGTGGAGGAATTCGCACTAAAGATGAGGTTAAAGCTTTGTTTGATAGCGGTGTTAAACGCGTAGTTATAGGCTCTTTAGCGGTTAAAAATAAGCCCCTTGCACAAGAGCTTTTAAATGAATTTGGCGTAGAAAATATAGTCTTAGCACTTGATAGTATTTGCGTTAAAGATGAGTTTTTTGTGGCTGTTGATGCATGGAGTAAAACAAGCGATGAGAGTTTGTTTGGGCTTTTAAATTTTTATAAAGATGTAAAACATATCTTATGCACAGATATTTCTAAAGATGGCACGATGAGTGGAGCAAACATCACTTTATACAAAGCTTTGCATGAGAAATTCCCACATTTGCAAACCCAAGCAAGTGGAGGCGTGGCGAGCTTAGAAGATTTTAAAAAGCTAAATGGCATAGTAAGTGGTATCATCGTAGGCAAAGCCTTGCTTGATAAAGAATTTAGCATAAAGGAGGCTCAAGAATGCTTACAAAACGCATAA
- the hisF gene encoding imidazole glycerol phosphate synthase subunit HisF produces MLTKRIIACLDVKDGRVVKGVQFKNHEDMGDVIELAKFYSQNGIDELVFYDITASAKNERINRAWVSKVAQNISIPFCVAGGIKSEDDAKELLANGADKISINSPALNDPDLISRLAKSFGVQCVVVGIDTFKDENNELLVYKYTGDESKSHHSGKKTLEWVKQVCELGAGEIVLNMMNQDGMRKGYDLDQLTKVRQICPVPLVASGGAGTKEHFLDAFKLGVDGALAASVFHKKLIDIKELKLFLKDQGIQIRI; encoded by the coding sequence ATGCTTACAAAACGCATAATTGCATGTTTAGATGTAAAAGATGGTAGAGTAGTTAAAGGGGTGCAGTTTAAAAATCATGAAGATATGGGAGATGTTATAGAACTTGCTAAATTTTACTCACAAAATGGCATTGATGAGCTTGTGTTTTATGATATTACAGCTTCAGCCAAGAATGAGCGTATCAATAGAGCTTGGGTAAGCAAAGTAGCACAAAATATCTCTATACCATTTTGCGTTGCAGGAGGCATAAAAAGCGAAGATGACGCAAAAGAACTTTTAGCAAATGGTGCTGATAAAATTTCTATTAATTCCCCTGCTTTAAATGATCCTGATTTGATCTCACGCCTTGCAAAAAGCTTTGGAGTGCAATGCGTAGTCGTAGGCATAGATACTTTTAAAGATGAAAACAACGAGCTTTTAGTATATAAATATACTGGAGATGAGAGCAAATCTCATCATAGTGGTAAAAAAACACTAGAGTGGGTAAAGCAAGTATGCGAGCTAGGGGCTGGCGAAATCGTGCTAAATATGATGAATCAAGATGGCATGAGAAAGGGATATGATCTCGATCAACTTACCAAGGTTAGACAAATTTGTCCTGTGCCTTTAGTGGCAAGCGGTGGCGCAGGAACTAAAGAGCATTTTTTGGACGCTTTTAAACTTGGTGTTGATGGAGCTTTAGCAGCTTCAGTGTTTCATAAAAAACTTATAGATATTAAAGAATTAAAACTATTTTTAAAAGATCAAGGTATACAAATTCGTATTTAA